From a region of the Haematobia irritans isolate KBUSLIRL chromosome 4, ASM5000362v1, whole genome shotgun sequence genome:
- the Prim1 gene encoding DNA primase small subunit: MPEMETENVTLTAENPEEKQKKSTNDAVYDPTFLPDMLPVYYRRLFPHKQFYRWLSYGLSEEGIFANREISFTLHDDIYIRYLCFETQIEFERELCNRCPFKIDIGAVMNTRPKNNRISAAAMTPVQRELVFDIDMTDYDDVRTCCSDKSVCQKCWKFMAIAANILDTAIKEDFGWEHILWVFSGRRGIHCWICDYEARHLDTQGRSAVAEYLQIISHAMGSNGSNVSRVYIGDRMHHSVKRAFQIIEPMFEEVILVDQNLFSSPKGVEKLCQFITDEVARKETEQFLLNNLEDGAPATKVWEAFKRYANSMRCNATQSVWSRRLKNIIEEIQLACLYPRLDINVTKGFNHLLKAPFCIHPSTGKVCVPFNASAAAKFNPTAVPNIAQLLQEINAFDEKNKNEEESDEKSRIKDYKKTSMFKGVVVFEEFVRKLETGLKAQAIKMNEMRMEF; encoded by the exons ATGCCTGAAATGGAAACAGAAAACGTGACCTTAACAGCAGAAAATCCTGAGGAAAAGCAAAAGAAATCTACAAATGATGCTGTTTATGATCCCACATTTTTGCCTGATATGTTACCTGTTTACTATAGACGATTATTTccccataaacaattttatagatGGCTTTCATATGGCCTAT CTGAAGAGGGAATATTTGCAAATCGTGAAATCTCATTTACTTTACATGATGACATTTACATTCGTTATTTATGTTTTGAGACACAAATTGAATTCGAAAGAGAACTGTGTAACCGATGTCCCTTTAAAATAGATATTGGTGCTGTTATGAACACAAG GCCTAAAAATAATCGTATATCAGCCGCTGCTATGACCCCGGTACAGCGTGAACTTGTCTTTGATATCGATATGACGGACTATGACGATGTTCGTACATGCTGCAGTGATAAAAGTGTTTGCCAAAAATGCTGGAAATTTATGGCAATAGCTGCCAACATTCTCGATACAGCAATCAAAGAAGATTTCGGTTGGGAACACATTCTTTGGGTATTCTCCGGTCGCCGTGGTATACATTGTTGGATCTGTGACTATGAGGCCCGTCATTTGGATACTCAAGGTCGTTCTGCTGTTGCTGAATATCTTCAAATAATCAGTCATGCCATGGGTTCCAATGGATCGAACGTCTCCCGTGTGTATATAGGTGATCGTATGCATCACAGTGTCAAGAGAGCTTTTCAAATAATCGAACCTATGTTTGAGGAAGTAATATTGGTGGATCAAAACTTATTCAGTTCTCCCAAAGGCGTTGAGAAATTATGTCAATTCATTACGGATGAAGTCGCTCGCAAAGAAACCGAACAATTTCTGCTTaataatttagaagatggtgctcCCGCCACAAAAGTATGGGAAGCTTTTAAGAGATATGCCAATTCAATGCGCTGCAATGCCACACAATCGGTATGGTCACGTCGATTGAAAAATATCATTGAAGAAATTCAATTGGCGTGCCTATATCCACGCTTGGATATTAATGTAACCAAGGGGTTTAACCATCTGCTAAAGGCCCCCTTTTGCATACATCCGTCGACTGGCAAAGTGTGTGTTCCCTTCAATGCTAGTGCAGCGGCAAAATTTAATCCAACAGCAGTGCCAAATATTGCCCAACTACTGCAAGAGATTAATGCCTTCGATGAGAAGAACAAAAACGAAGAGGAATCTGATGAAAAATCTCGCATAAAAGATTACAAGAAGACGAGTATGTTTAAAGGCGTTGTGGTATTTGAAGAGTTCGTACGAAAGCTGGAGACTGGGTTAAAGGCCCAAGCCATCAAGATGAATGAAATGAGAATGGAATTTTAA